In Syngnathoides biaculeatus isolate LvHL_M chromosome 19, ASM1980259v1, whole genome shotgun sequence, the genomic window CCCCTTTGATAGAATGTTTTGTTGCAAAATAAGCAACTGAACGGTTTCTCTTCTGTGTGCGTTTTCATGTGCGCCCTCCAGTTTTGCTTAAAAAAGAACGTTTTGCCGCACAACGAGCAACTgaagggtttttctcccgtATGGATTATCATGTGAGACTTCACCGATTCCTTTCGAGAGAACCCAGAACCGCAGACCGAGCAACGAAATGGTTTTTCCCCGATGTGTGTTTTCATGTGAGACCCCAGATGTCCCCtttgattaaatgttttattacacaaggagcagacaaaaggtttttctcccgtgtgtgttctcatgtgtgACTCCATACTTATCTTATGGTGATATGTTTTGCCGCAAGTTGAACAACGAAAGGGTTTTTCGATGTTGTGTATTTTCATATGTGAGTCCAGATGACCCCTTTGGTGGAACGTTTTAGCGCACAACAAGCAACCGAAAGGTTTTTCCCTGGTGTGCGTCCTCATGTGTTTCACCATGCCGTCTTTGAGAGTGAACGCTTTCCCGCAAATTGAGCAACTGAAGGGTTTTTCCCCCGTGTGTATTCTCATGTGCGCGACCACGTTCGGCTTTCGGGTAAACATTTTGCCACAAACGGAGCAGCTGAAATCTTCATCGCGGGGGTGATGTCTcccgtttgttttcttttcggaGCGTTCCAACTGTTTGTCGCCCCCTTCACAGTCTTGGCTGCCGCTCAAGGGTTCATCCACGTCATCGGTGTCAGACAGCGGCGCTAAGAGGTTGTCTGGTGGCGGGCCTCCATCGTGGTCTCCATTTGGACTCTGATGATGAAGCTGTGTCCACTCGGGTGATCTATCTCCATCATCCTCCTTTTTGATGGAGACACCAGTCAGTGGCAATTCGCTGACATCcaattcttcctcttcctctttaacacggGCGTGCTCTGCGTCCTCCTCTTCGCTCTTAATGTGGCGAGGCTTTGTATCTCCCGCTTCCTCTTTAACATGGCGTGGAAGCGAATCCGCCGACTCCAAGCTGGACCTCCTCAACTGTGGCTGAAGGAGAGGCTCTCCTTGACGACCTGTAAACTGCTGGATGTCTGCAGGGCACGAGGAACACAAGTGGTATGAAGCAATTcaagttttttcccccttgtgatatgtattcaaattattttagcaGAATGTGTACTACAAACTCAactggtacgttttttttttaaatttataatgcactttttgtctctttttttagaGCATTCCATCTGCGTCTCGTCACCTTCAAAGTTTCCATCGCTCCTCAAAGGTTCTTCCATGCCGTCGCAGTCCGGCACTGGCGCTAAAAAGGTTGGCTGGTTGTGGTCCTCGACAGCGGTCTCCACTTGGACTTTGATGATGAAGCTGTGAGCAATCGGTGGTCCCGCTTCAATCTCCAtggagacaacaggaagtagtcAGACGTGCTGTCGTATGACAACATATAAACAGCATCAGCAGTGGTTTAGATTTTAGATCGGCTAATCGGGGCTGCTAGCTGACTGAGAGTAACAATTGTAATGGGGAATATTGTGGGGGGTTGTATTAATTTGGTTATAGACATGATACAAGCACCACGTCgttgtttttaattacatttcttgGACATCTGACTCCTAACACTGTCTAcataatttgttgttgtttttttttacttgtgtttTAACAGTGAGCTAGCTTAAAGTATTGCACGCCATTTTTAGATAAATATGTCATCTATAATTCAAAGTCGAAGTTCAGAGAATAGACCTTTACAACACGAGTCTGTTGCGAACAGCTGCCAAATGTCGTAGCTTGGGCTCCTCACGCTCACTCGCGACAAAGTTGCGTCTCGTTTGAAGCTGTAATCCTTCAAAACAGCACGTACATCCCTCTAACGACCACTTCTTTACCAACtcttccaaaatgaaaaaaaaaaatgttggagatGGTTTAATGACGACAACAACACGCTTGTTTGGCGTTTTATGAGTCA contains:
- the LOC133492891 gene encoding zinc finger protein OZF-like isoform X2, with translation MEEPLRSDGNFEDIQQFTGRQGEPLLQPQLRRSSLESADSLPRHVKEEAGDTKPRHIKSEEEDAEHARVKEEEEELDVSELPLTGVSIKKEDDGDRSPEWTQLHHQSPNGDHDGGPPPDNLLAPLSDTDDVDEPLSGSQDCEGGDKQLERSEKKTNGRHHPRDEDFSCSVCGKMFTRKPNVVAHMRIHTGEKPFSCSICGKAFTLKDGMVKHMRTHTREKPFGCLLCAKTFHQRGHLDSHMKIHNIEKPFRCSTCGKTYHHKISMESHMRTHTGEKPFVCSLCNKTFNQRGHLGSHMKTHIGEKPFRCSVCGSGFSRKESVKSHMIIHTGEKPFSCSLCGKTFFFKQNWRAHMKTHTEEKPFSCLFCNKTFYQRGHLESHVRTHTGEKPFCCSVCDGTYAHRSSLAAHMRTHDKGRINALS
- the LOC133492891 gene encoding zinc finger protein OZF-like isoform X1, producing the protein MEIEAGPPIAHSFIIKVQVETAVEDHNQPTFLAPVPDCDGMEEPLRSDGNFEDIQQFTGRQGEPLLQPQLRRSSLESADSLPRHVKEEAGDTKPRHIKSEEEDAEHARVKEEEEELDVSELPLTGVSIKKEDDGDRSPEWTQLHHQSPNGDHDGGPPPDNLLAPLSDTDDVDEPLSGSQDCEGGDKQLERSEKKTNGRHHPRDEDFSCSVCGKMFTRKPNVVAHMRIHTGEKPFSCSICGKAFTLKDGMVKHMRTHTREKPFGCLLCAKTFHQRGHLDSHMKIHNIEKPFRCSTCGKTYHHKISMESHMRTHTGEKPFVCSLCNKTFNQRGHLGSHMKTHIGEKPFRCSVCGSGFSRKESVKSHMIIHTGEKPFSCSLCGKTFFFKQNWRAHMKTHTEEKPFSCLFCNKTFYQRGHLESHVRTHTGEKPFCCSVCDGTYAHRSSLAAHMRTHDKGRINALS